From the genome of Naumannella halotolerans, one region includes:
- a CDS encoding PQQ-binding-like beta-propeller repeat protein, producing the protein MAATVAAATPAAGPVDSAGPVAGLLPARAVTEWRSDSALRGTWQVNQAVLPGEVGWSGLPMPVREQVSGPEAEQWLGVDAIGPVDNLQRTSLDFAVSEQEVRFVSAATNGGAVSFSPGLPVLDPVILSGERQRWSGRVRTNDEQPVVANALITAEPIGNSCTRTVAEIGDDSYSFDWCPGEGLSGWVSTIDSVGLGFEMETVEPPTVADPAGFDDVAATELRGTEVRPIRFFRTVAGQYREELVPMGSRAAWAGDQLVVADTGGRVTSWLPLDDADGTAAEDFSGHLAFWRTTPGGSVRGLATVGAVTVVGTTDRAVIAYDRDGRELWRRVMDEAVTSVLSWGELIVAADAGGTVVALAAGDGTQSWLADGIEEVLAVGGSNAGVVMVRRGTTVQALSTTTGDPLWSTRFDGDSTAVAVSGDTVGLRVGNWLVAHEARTGRRLWHDSIADGRFLYGIPAGLVVTGRRTTVLDAGGNTVWENSDRMIGADPLVPSANGSSSTADELVADGPGRLLVGGPGEFELAWDYPAQREPPELAPVRADRGVITLQREPTGYGWLEYR; encoded by the coding sequence GTGGCAGCCACCGTGGCGGCCGCGACCCCGGCCGCCGGCCCGGTCGACAGTGCGGGTCCGGTGGCCGGACTGCTGCCGGCGCGGGCAGTGACCGAGTGGCGGTCCGATTCGGCCCTGCGGGGCACCTGGCAGGTGAACCAGGCGGTCCTGCCCGGTGAGGTCGGCTGGTCGGGTCTGCCAATGCCCGTCCGGGAGCAGGTCAGTGGGCCCGAGGCCGAGCAGTGGCTGGGTGTGGATGCGATCGGCCCGGTGGACAATCTGCAGCGCACTTCGCTGGACTTCGCCGTCAGTGAGCAGGAGGTACGGTTCGTCTCCGCCGCCACCAACGGCGGGGCGGTCAGCTTCTCCCCCGGTCTGCCGGTGCTCGACCCGGTGATCCTGTCCGGTGAACGGCAGCGCTGGTCGGGCCGGGTACGAACCAATGACGAGCAGCCGGTGGTGGCGAATGCCCTCATCACCGCCGAACCGATCGGAAACTCCTGCACCCGGACCGTCGCCGAGATCGGTGACGACAGCTACAGCTTCGACTGGTGCCCCGGCGAGGGGCTGAGTGGCTGGGTGAGCACCATCGACTCCGTCGGGCTCGGCTTCGAGATGGAGACCGTCGAGCCGCCGACGGTGGCCGACCCGGCCGGATTCGACGATGTCGCCGCAACCGAGTTGCGGGGTACCGAGGTGCGGCCGATCCGCTTCTTCCGGACCGTCGCCGGCCAGTACCGCGAGGAGCTCGTACCGATGGGATCGCGGGCGGCATGGGCCGGGGACCAGTTGGTGGTGGCCGACACCGGCGGCCGCGTGACCTCCTGGCTGCCGCTCGACGACGCCGACGGCACCGCCGCCGAGGATTTCTCCGGTCACCTCGCGTTCTGGCGTACCACCCCGGGCGGGTCCGTCCGCGGACTGGCCACGGTCGGTGCGGTGACCGTGGTCGGGACCACCGATCGGGCGGTGATCGCCTACGACCGCGACGGCCGCGAGCTGTGGCGAAGGGTGATGGACGAGGCCGTCACCTCGGTACTCAGCTGGGGTGAACTGATCGTGGCCGCCGATGCCGGCGGCACGGTGGTCGCCCTGGCTGCCGGCGACGGCACCCAGAGCTGGCTGGCCGACGGGATTGAGGAGGTCCTGGCGGTCGGCGGGTCGAATGCCGGGGTGGTGATGGTACGGCGGGGCACCACCGTGCAGGCCCTGTCCACCACCACCGGTGACCCGTTGTGGAGCACCCGGTTCGACGGTGACTCGACTGCGGTGGCGGTCTCCGGTGACACCGTCGGGCTGCGGGTCGGCAACTGGCTGGTCGCCCACGAGGCTCGGACCGGTCGACGCCTGTGGCACGACTCGATCGCCGATGGCCGTTTCCTTTACGGCATCCCGGCCGGGTTGGTGGTGACCGGTCGCCGAACGACGGTCCTCGATGCCGGCGGCAACACCGTCTGGGAGAACTCGGACCGGATGATCGGGGCGGACCCGCTGGTCCCGAGCGCCAATGGGTCGAGTTCGACCGCCGATGAGCTGGTCGCCGACGGACCGGGCCGGCTGCTGGTCGGCGGCCCCGGGGAGTTCGAGCTGGCCTGGGACTATCCCGCGCAGCGCGAGCCACCCGAACTCGCCCCGGTACGCGCCGACCGCGGAGTGATCACCCTGCAGCGAGAACCCACGGGTTACGGCTGGCTGGAGTATCGATGA
- a CDS encoding dipeptidase: protein MSELEAAVEREIPGVIADLERLVAIPSVSADPAHDADVQRCAEEVAALLQAAGCPEVEIVSEGGKPAVIGRCPAPEGTPTVCLYAHYDVQPTGGEQGWQTAPFTATERDGRLYGRGAADDKGGLAVHLATLRAFGGKPPVGITFFIEGEEEVGSPSLGTILARHADKLACDLFVITDSSNWEVGVPAFTTSLRGLAECYVTVQTLGDPVHSGQFGGVAPDALTALCKLLGTLHDDRGDVAVAGLHRGTGPELDYTEERFGAESGVLEGVGLIGTGSISERLWYAPSVSVVGLDARPVEQASNTLYPSARAKVSLRVAPGGDGAAEQAALAEHLRTHAPWGVQVSVTEGESGPPARLSLDGALAEAAKAAFTEAFGVEPVPMGMGGSIPMAQEFADAVPGATVLVTAVCDPGSQIHGFNESLDLGDFAKACKAEALLLRKLAGA from the coding sequence GTGAGCGAACTCGAAGCAGCAGTCGAACGTGAGATCCCCGGTGTGATCGCCGACCTCGAACGCTTGGTGGCGATCCCGTCGGTCTCGGCGGATCCGGCCCATGACGCCGATGTGCAACGGTGCGCCGAGGAGGTCGCGGCGCTCCTGCAGGCGGCAGGCTGTCCGGAGGTGGAGATCGTTTCCGAGGGTGGCAAGCCGGCGGTGATCGGCCGCTGCCCGGCGCCGGAGGGTACGCCGACGGTCTGCCTCTACGCCCATTACGACGTCCAGCCGACCGGTGGTGAGCAGGGTTGGCAGACCGCGCCGTTCACCGCCACCGAACGCGACGGGCGTCTGTACGGTCGCGGAGCTGCCGACGACAAGGGTGGACTGGCGGTGCACCTGGCGACCCTGCGGGCCTTCGGCGGCAAGCCGCCGGTCGGCATCACCTTCTTCATCGAGGGTGAGGAGGAGGTGGGCTCGCCCTCCCTGGGGACCATCTTGGCCAGACATGCCGACAAACTGGCCTGCGACCTGTTCGTGATCACCGACTCCTCCAACTGGGAGGTGGGCGTACCGGCCTTCACCACCAGCCTGCGCGGTCTGGCCGAGTGCTACGTGACGGTGCAGACCCTGGGTGACCCGGTGCACTCCGGGCAGTTCGGCGGCGTCGCCCCGGATGCGCTGACCGCCTTGTGCAAGCTGCTCGGCACCCTGCACGACGACCGAGGGGATGTCGCCGTCGCCGGTCTGCATCGCGGCACCGGGCCCGAGCTCGACTACACCGAGGAACGGTTCGGGGCCGAGTCCGGGGTGCTGGAGGGTGTCGGACTGATCGGCACCGGTTCGATCAGCGAACGCCTCTGGTACGCGCCCTCGGTGAGTGTCGTCGGGCTCGACGCCCGGCCGGTTGAGCAGGCCTCGAACACGCTCTACCCGAGCGCCCGGGCCAAGGTCAGCCTGCGGGTCGCCCCCGGTGGTGACGGCGCCGCGGAGCAGGCGGCACTGGCCGAGCACCTGCGTACCCATGCACCGTGGGGGGTCCAGGTCAGTGTCACCGAGGGGGAGTCGGGTCCGCCGGCCCGGCTGTCCCTGGATGGAGCCCTGGCCGAGGCGGCGAAGGCGGCCTTCACCGAGGCCTTCGGGGTCGAGCCGGTGCCGATGGGCATGGGCGGGTCGATCCCGATGGCCCAGGAGTTCGCCGATGCCGTACCCGGAGCGACGGTGCTGGTCACGGCGGTCTGCGACCCCGGATCGCAGATCCACGGCTTCAACGAGTCGCTGGATCTGGGTGACTTCGCCAAGGCGTGCAAGGCCGAGGCATTGCTGTTGCGCAAGCTCGCCGGAGCCTGA
- a CDS encoding alpha/beta hydrolase gives MPEATRYPGETDEADIVGTLVRPVQQAASDVAVLYVHGWNDYFFQTHLADYWTSADTAFYALDLRRYGRSFQPGLLFGFTTDLSEYYAELDAALELIRAEHSHVLLMGHSTGGLISTLYAADRPGELAALVLNSPWLDLQGSQAVRALGPPMVQSVGTLRPTTPLSLSEGFTRRSTHVEHGGEWDYDLDLKTGADAVVRAGWLQAVLNGHQRVAKGLGIGCPILVLASGRSLFRRNWDEQMTKADVVLDVRQISERAVRLGLNVTIIRIPDGMHDLVLSAEPVRDQVFFEITRWMGAYGPRGPATQRRALPTQKPAEPEASWASAEDPEVSYPA, from the coding sequence TTGCCCGAGGCAACCCGCTACCCCGGGGAGACCGACGAGGCCGACATCGTCGGCACCTTGGTCCGACCGGTGCAGCAGGCGGCCTCGGACGTGGCAGTGCTCTACGTCCACGGCTGGAACGACTACTTCTTCCAGACGCACCTGGCCGATTACTGGACCTCCGCCGACACCGCCTTCTACGCGTTGGACCTGCGTCGGTACGGGCGAAGCTTCCAACCGGGTTTGCTGTTCGGATTCACCACCGATCTCTCGGAGTACTACGCCGAACTGGATGCTGCCCTGGAACTGATCCGGGCCGAGCACTCCCACGTGCTGCTGATGGGACACTCCACGGGCGGACTGATCAGCACCCTCTATGCAGCGGATCGGCCGGGTGAACTTGCCGCACTGGTGCTGAACTCACCGTGGCTGGACCTGCAGGGGTCGCAGGCCGTGCGGGCCCTCGGGCCGCCGATGGTGCAGTCGGTCGGCACCCTGCGGCCGACCACGCCGCTGTCGCTCTCGGAGGGGTTCACCCGACGTTCGACCCATGTCGAACACGGTGGTGAGTGGGACTACGACCTGGACCTGAAGACCGGTGCTGATGCGGTGGTCCGGGCCGGCTGGCTGCAGGCGGTGTTGAACGGTCACCAACGCGTGGCCAAGGGTCTCGGCATCGGCTGCCCGATCCTGGTGCTCGCCTCCGGTCGCAGCCTGTTCCGGCGGAACTGGGACGAGCAGATGACCAAGGCCGATGTGGTCCTCGACGTCCGGCAGATCTCCGAACGCGCGGTTCGTCTGGGGCTGAACGTGACCATCATCCGGATCCCCGACGGTATGCACGATCTGGTCCTGTCGGCCGAACCCGTTCGCGACCAGGTGTTCTTCGAGATCACCCGGTGGATGGGCGCCTACGGGCCACGCGGCCCGGCTACCCAGCGGCGGGCGCTGCCCACGCAGAAGCCTGCCGAGCCGGAGGCCTCCTGGGCGTCGGCGGAAGATCCCGAGGTCAGCTACCCAGCCTGA
- the purM gene encoding phosphoribosylformylglycinamidine cyclo-ligase, with protein MTKSAYAAAGVDIEAGERAVALMKDSVARTQRPEVLGGLGGFAGFFDAAALKGYDHPVLATSTDGVGTKVAIAQALDVHDTIGIDLVAMLVDDLVVCGAEPLFVTDYIACGVLEPERIAAIVDGIATGCEEAGAALLGGETAEHPGLLDPDEYDVAGATTGVVERDRILGAGWVRSGDVLIAMESSGLHSNGYSLVRHVLAESGIGLEDRVPGAGKLLGEELLVPTRIYTKACLELARTLQVHAMSHITGGGLANNLARVLPGGTGAKVDRATWRPAPIFDFIGRTGSVDRLDLEATLNMGVGMVAVVAPADADAAVELLGERGVPAWVCGTVEAGLEGVELIGDHPAG; from the coding sequence ATGACCAAGAGCGCCTACGCCGCCGCCGGTGTCGACATCGAGGCCGGCGAGCGTGCGGTCGCCCTGATGAAGGATTCGGTGGCCCGCACCCAGCGCCCGGAGGTGCTGGGCGGACTGGGCGGTTTCGCCGGGTTCTTCGATGCGGCCGCCCTGAAGGGCTACGACCACCCGGTGCTCGCGACCTCCACCGACGGGGTGGGGACGAAGGTGGCGATCGCCCAGGCACTCGACGTGCACGACACCATCGGCATCGACCTGGTGGCCATGTTGGTCGATGACCTGGTGGTCTGCGGTGCCGAGCCCCTGTTCGTCACCGACTACATCGCCTGCGGCGTCCTGGAGCCGGAGCGGATCGCGGCGATCGTCGACGGCATCGCCACCGGCTGCGAGGAGGCCGGTGCGGCACTGCTCGGTGGCGAGACCGCCGAACATCCCGGGCTGCTGGATCCCGATGAGTACGACGTCGCCGGTGCGACCACCGGTGTGGTCGAGCGGGACCGGATCCTCGGCGCCGGTTGGGTCCGCTCCGGTGATGTGCTGATCGCGATGGAGTCCTCGGGGCTGCACTCCAACGGGTACTCCCTGGTGCGGCACGTACTGGCCGAGTCGGGCATCGGGCTGGAGGATCGCGTACCCGGTGCCGGCAAGCTGCTGGGGGAGGAGCTGTTGGTCCCGACCCGGATCTACACCAAGGCCTGTCTGGAGCTCGCCCGTACCCTGCAGGTGCATGCGATGAGCCACATCACCGGTGGCGGTCTGGCGAACAACCTGGCCCGGGTGCTGCCGGGGGGTACCGGGGCCAAGGTTGACCGGGCGACCTGGCGGCCGGCACCGATCTTCGACTTCATCGGCCGGACCGGATCGGTGGACCGGCTCGACCTGGAGGCGACGCTCAACATGGGCGTCGGCATGGTCGCGGTGGTTGCCCCTGCCGATGCCGATGCCGCGGTCGAACTGCTCGGCGAGCGCGGCGTACCGGCCTGGGTCTGCGGCACCGTGGAAGCCGGTCTGGAAGGTGTCGAACTGATCGGGGACCACCCCGCCGGCTGA
- a CDS encoding glutathione S-transferase family protein: MTETDNSTKGSYVTGDEFNRDMNYIPDRITRNGGAPVLGEAAGKTWPVEAGRYRLVVAWACPWANRAIIVRRLLGLEDAISMAICGPVHDKRSWTFDNGPDGKDPVLGYERLQQAYFARYPDYPRGITVPAMVDIETKSVVTNDFPWITLDFSTEWTEFHRDGAPELYPEKLRDEMDEVMKLIFTEINNGVYRCGFAGSQAGYDKAYDRLFSALDKISARLENRRYLMGETITEADVRLFTTLARFDPVYHGHFKTNRSKLTEIPVLWAYARDLFQTPGFGDTINFTDIKRHYYEVHTDLNPTRIVPKGPDLANWLTPHHREELGGNPFGDGTAPGPITRTEEQVPESGRA, encoded by the coding sequence ATGACCGAAACCGACAACTCGACCAAGGGTTCCTATGTGACCGGTGACGAGTTCAACCGGGACATGAACTACATCCCGGACCGGATCACCCGCAACGGTGGCGCACCGGTGCTGGGGGAGGCGGCCGGGAAGACGTGGCCGGTGGAGGCAGGTCGCTACCGGCTGGTGGTCGCCTGGGCCTGCCCCTGGGCCAACCGGGCGATCATCGTCCGGCGGCTGCTCGGGCTGGAGGACGCCATCTCGATGGCGATCTGCGGACCGGTCCACGACAAGCGCTCCTGGACCTTCGACAACGGGCCGGACGGGAAGGACCCGGTGCTGGGCTACGAGCGGCTGCAGCAGGCCTACTTCGCGCGCTACCCCGATTACCCCCGCGGGATCACCGTGCCGGCGATGGTGGACATCGAGACCAAGTCGGTGGTGACCAACGACTTCCCCTGGATCACCCTCGACTTCTCCACCGAGTGGACCGAGTTCCACCGCGACGGAGCCCCCGAGCTGTACCCGGAGAAGCTTCGCGACGAGATGGACGAGGTCATGAAGTTGATCTTCACCGAGATCAACAACGGCGTCTACCGCTGCGGTTTCGCCGGTTCCCAGGCCGGGTACGACAAGGCCTACGACCGGTTGTTCAGTGCCCTGGACAAGATCAGCGCGCGACTGGAGAACCGGCGCTACCTGATGGGCGAGACGATCACCGAGGCCGATGTGCGGTTGTTCACCACCCTTGCCCGGTTCGATCCGGTCTACCACGGTCACTTCAAGACCAACCGTTCCAAGCTGACCGAGATTCCGGTTCTGTGGGCCTATGCCCGAGACCTGTTCCAGACCCCCGGGTTCGGCGACACGATCAACTTCACCGACATCAAACGGCACTACTACGAGGTGCACACCGACCTCAATCCGACCCGGATCGTGCCGAAGGGGCCGGACCTGGCGAACTGGCTGACCCCGCACCACCGCGAGGAGTTGGGTGGCAATCCGTTCGGTGACGGCACCGCACCCGGACCGATCACCCGTACCGAGGAACAGGTGCCGGAGAGCGGCCGGGCCTGA
- a CDS encoding ABC transporter ATP-binding protein, with protein MPTSPAWCSGRSRWPAPASRDLDEAARATIAGRGALVVAHRLSQAAIADRIVVLEHGRIVESGGHDALVEAGGRYAELWRAWAG; from the coding sequence ATGCCGACGTCGCCGGCCTGGTGTTCCGGCAGATCGCGCTGGCCGGCGCCAGCCTCGCGGGACCTCGACGAGGCTGCTCGGGCGACGATCGCCGGCCGGGGTGCTCTGGTGGTGGCCCACCGGCTCAGCCAAGCCGCCATCGCCGACCGGATCGTGGTCCTGGAACATGGCCGGATCGTCGAATCCGGTGGCCACGACGCGTTGGTCGAGGCAGGCGGACGCTACGCCGAACTCTGGCGCGCCTGGGCCGGATGA
- the purF gene encoding amidophosphoribosyltransferase, translating into MPRPDGLLTHELDPNDRGPQDACGVFGVWAPGEEVGKLTFYGLYALQHRGQESAGIAVTDGNRMMVFKDMGLVSQVFDEATLNSLTGQLAIGHTRYSTTGASVWDNAQPTFRPTADGGLALGHNGNLTNTDELEEWLSEFDNAPAVPHKTRMDSTSDTAILSALLVADPELSILEAARRVLPRLRGAFCLTFMDSDTLYAARDPQGIRPLVLGRLDRGWVVASETAALDIVGASLVREIEPGELIMINSDGLVTERFAEPARKGCLFEYVYLARPDTTINDRNVHETRLAIGRTLAIESPADADLVIPVPESGTPAAIGYAQESKIPFGMGLVKNSYVGRTFIQPSQTIRQLGIRLKLNPLREIIEGQRLVVVDDTIVRGNTQRALLRMLREAGAAEVHVRISAPPVRWPCFYGIDFATRAELIASGLGVEEICRSIGADSLGYLSLDGLIEATTVPKDELCRACFDGIYPVELPLSARRPVAEQPTLDEVEETLDLDDSGTGNQARNGAVADDVSLQGVEA; encoded by the coding sequence GTGCCCCGACCCGACGGCCTGTTGACCCATGAACTCGACCCCAACGATCGCGGACCCCAGGATGCCTGTGGCGTCTTCGGTGTGTGGGCGCCGGGTGAGGAAGTCGGCAAGCTGACGTTCTACGGCCTCTACGCGCTGCAGCACCGGGGTCAGGAGTCGGCCGGTATCGCCGTCACCGACGGCAACCGGATGATGGTCTTCAAGGACATGGGACTCGTGTCGCAGGTCTTCGACGAAGCCACACTGAACTCACTCACCGGCCAGTTGGCGATCGGGCACACCCGCTACTCGACCACCGGCGCCTCGGTCTGGGACAACGCCCAACCGACCTTCCGGCCCACCGCCGACGGCGGTCTGGCACTGGGGCACAACGGGAACCTGACGAACACCGATGAGCTGGAGGAGTGGCTCAGCGAGTTCGACAACGCCCCGGCCGTACCGCACAAGACCCGGATGGACTCCACCTCCGACACCGCGATCCTGTCCGCCCTGCTGGTGGCAGACCCCGAGCTGTCCATCCTGGAGGCGGCGCGGCGGGTGCTGCCGCGGCTGCGCGGTGCCTTCTGCCTGACCTTCATGGACTCCGACACCCTGTACGCCGCACGGGATCCCCAGGGCATCCGGCCGCTGGTGCTCGGCCGCCTCGACCGCGGCTGGGTGGTCGCCTCCGAGACCGCTGCCCTGGACATCGTCGGCGCCTCCCTGGTCCGCGAGATCGAGCCCGGTGAGTTGATCATGATCAACTCCGATGGCCTGGTCACCGAACGGTTCGCCGAACCCGCCCGCAAGGGATGTCTGTTCGAGTACGTCTACCTGGCCCGGCCCGACACCACGATCAACGACCGGAACGTCCACGAGACCCGGCTCGCGATCGGCCGCACACTGGCCATCGAGTCGCCGGCCGACGCCGACCTGGTGATCCCGGTGCCCGAGTCCGGCACCCCGGCGGCGATCGGGTATGCCCAGGAGTCGAAGATCCCCTTCGGCATGGGTCTGGTGAAGAACTCCTATGTCGGTCGTACCTTCATCCAGCCCAGCCAGACCATTCGACAGCTCGGCATCCGGCTGAAGTTGAATCCGTTGCGGGAGATCATCGAGGGTCAGCGGCTGGTGGTCGTCGACGACACGATCGTGCGGGGCAACACCCAACGCGCGCTCCTGCGGATGCTGCGGGAGGCGGGCGCGGCCGAGGTGCACGTGCGGATCTCCGCCCCGCCGGTGCGCTGGCCGTGTTTCTACGGCATCGATTTCGCCACCCGGGCCGAACTGATCGCCAGTGGCCTGGGGGTGGAGGAGATCTGCCGCTCGATCGGCGCCGATTCGCTGGGCTACCTGAGCCTGGACGGGCTGATCGAGGCCACCACCGTGCCGAAGGACGAGCTGTGCCGGGCCTGTTTCGACGGGATCTACCCCGTCGAGCTGCCCTTGTCGGCCCGTCGCCCGGTGGCCGAACAGCCCACCTTGGACGAGGTTGAGGAGACGCTGGACCTGGACGATTCCGGGACCGGGAACCAGGCCCGCAACGGGGCCGTCGCCGACGATGTCTCCCTGCAGGGAGTCGAAGCATGA
- a CDS encoding DUF1992 domain-containing protein: MGSESWVDQQIREAMERGEFDNLPGSGKPIENLRKDDPDWWIKQMLRREGIDPPPSERELLREEVENLDQNLRLLDRESEVRHVLSDLNRRIRSARMRPRAVPNRIVQPVDIEAAISRWKERS, from the coding sequence ATGGGATCCGAGTCCTGGGTCGATCAGCAGATCCGCGAGGCGATGGAACGCGGCGAGTTCGACAATCTCCCCGGCAGCGGCAAGCCGATCGAGAACCTGCGCAAGGACGACCCCGACTGGTGGATCAAGCAGATGTTGCGGCGTGAGGGGATCGATCCACCGCCGAGTGAGCGCGAACTGCTGCGCGAGGAGGTGGAGAACCTCGACCAGAACCTGCGCCTGCTGGACCGTGAGAGCGAGGTCCGCCACGTGCTGAGCGACCTGAACCGGCGGATCCGCAGCGCGCGGATGCGTCCCCGAGCCGTACCGAACCGGATCGTGCAACCGGTCGACATCGAAGCGGCGATCAGCCGTTGGAAGGAAAGATCATGA
- a CDS encoding DUF3073 domain-containing protein, translating into MGRGRAKAKQTKVARELKYRPVDTDFQSLERELRSGRGDEHPYEPEEAPQEEIPDEWADLAAKYADVDEDLRKSG; encoded by the coding sequence ATGGGGCGCGGCCGTGCAAAGGCAAAGCAGACCAAGGTGGCCCGGGAGCTCAAGTACCGTCCCGTGGACACCGATTTCCAGTCGCTGGAGCGGGAGCTCCGGTCCGGCCGCGGGGACGAGCATCCCTACGAGCCCGAAGAAGCTCCCCAGGAAGAGATCCCCGATGAGTGGGCGGATCTGGCGGCGAAGTACGCCGATGTGGACGAGGACCTTCGCAAGTCCGGTTGA